One genomic window of Centroberyx gerrardi isolate f3 chromosome 15, fCenGer3.hap1.cur.20231027, whole genome shotgun sequence includes the following:
- the itprip gene encoding inositol 1,4,5-trisphosphate receptor-interacting protein gives MDVPQVKMQGAIARVCMVVAAAILNHPLLFPQENSTLPEQDEELIARMREHEERLEMEQARLEKELSQLDSKLEETSSEDEDGYGSYFWYTLSLVIFLTIEVVRVDLADMESRSVEDEDIFSENGSISSRTLVLDKDILSNFCDRCIYTSAHENWRVREFVEGFADDLLESLRSVCDREADMEVGDFVGVGSMFESWKVSKPLMCDLIVPFSPPEPYSFQFNLWCGPSSDMPPDMQGCGTIKVTRFGEDEEGCLCGSANLGDDMLCLLHSKNDKVRVDHSPDELLCSKNTPYLAKDQVMKWFQISVTKAWGRISHKYEFEVTFRNLDAAGALKIRFRSGKVIVMNIIPVVQLEDTDAYFVSHFPSDCDSSPDPYWHLSFAVFERNLLKHVAKSLPDNSCHLHCLQIVTFLHRKQTGLTGKSALTTYHLKTALLHLLISKSPSKWGIESMEHRLRDVLGFLQRSLQEKRLNHVLIGNSQVPEEVRVPEIFRMSEPINLFRPLVLQRELYADTVRHFQEMLRNAPVLIQEYTPLLSNGGIHHRLDESL, from the coding sequence ATGGACGTACCACAAGTGAAGATGCAGGGGGCCATTGCACGAGTGTGTATGGTGGTGGCCGCTGCCATATTGAACCATCCGTTGCTCTTTCCTCAAGAGAACTCCACACTCCCGGAGCAGGATGAGGAACTGATCGCTCGCATGCGGGAGCATGAGGAGAGGCTGGAAATGGAGCAGGCCAGGCTGGAGAAGGAGCTTTCACAGCTGGACTCCAAGCTAGAAGAAACCAGCtcagaggatgaggatggtTATGGCTCGTACTTCTGGTACACCCTCTCCCTGGTCATATTCTTGACTATTGAAGTGGTCAGGGTGGATCTTGCTGACATGGAGAGCCGTTCAGTTGAGGATGAAGACATATTTTCAGAGAATGGATCCATCAGCTCCAGGACATTGGTGCTAGATAAGGATATCCTGAGCAACTTCTGTGACAGATGCATCTACACTTCAGCCCATGAAAACTGGAGGGTGAGGGAGTTTGTAGAGGGTTTTGCCGATGACCTGCTGGAATCGCTGAGGAGTGTATGTGACAGGGAGGCAGACATGGAGGTGGGGGACTTTGTGGGGGTTGGAAGCATGTTTGAGTCCTGGAAGGTGAGCAAGCCTCTAATGTGTGACCTTATtgtgcctttctctcccccggAGCCATACTCCTTCCAGTTCAATCTGTGGTGCGGCCCCTCCAGTGACATGCCCCCGGACATGCAGGGCTGCGGCACGATCAAGGTGACCAGGTttggggaggatgaggagggctGTCTCTGTGGTTCCGCTAACCTGGGAGACGACATGCTTTGTCTTTTGCACAGTAAGAATGACAAGGTCAGAGTAGACCATAGTCCCGATGAGCTGTTGTGCTCCAAGAACACACCTTACTTAGCCAAAGATCAAGTCATGAAGTGGTTTCAGATCTCTGTCACCAAAGCGTGGGGACGCATCTCTCACAAATAcgagtttgaggtcacttttcgCAACCTGGACGCCGCCGGTGCTCTGAAGATCAGATTCCGCTCAGGGAAAGTCATTGTGATGAACATCATCCCTGTTGTCCAGCTGGAGGATACAGATGCTTACTTTGTCTCACACTTTCCATCAGACTGTGACAGCTCTCCAGACCCATATTGGCACCTCTCCTTCGCTGTCTTTGAGAGGAACTTGCTCAAACATGTGGCTAAAAGCCTACCAGACAATTCCTGTCATTTACACTGCCTTCAGATTGTTACTTTCCTACACAGAAAGCAGACAGGGCTCACAGGGAAGAGTGCTCTGACTACCTACCACCTAAAGACTGCTCTGTTGCACCTGCTGATAAGTAAAAGCCCTTCCAAGTGGGGCATTGAGAGTATGGAGCACAGGCTTCGGGATGTGCTTGGCTTCCTGCAGAGGAGCCTACAGGAGAAGAGACTTAATCATGTTCTGATTGGGAACAGTCAAGTGCCAGAAGAGGTCCGGGTTCCTGAGATATTTCGTATGTCAGAGCCCATCAATCTGTTCCGGCCTCTGGTGTTGCAGAGGGAGCTTTATGCAGACACAGTCAGACATTTCCAGGAGATGTTGAGGAATGCACCTGTGCTTATACAAGAGTACACACCTCTCTTATCGAATGGAGGCATCCATCACAGACTAGATGAAAGTTTGTGA
- the LOC139929224 gene encoding glutathione S-transferase omega-1-like — MATEKSFANGSAAPGPVPKGHIRLYSMRFCPFAQRTRLVLNAKGIKYDTININLKDKPDWFLEKNPLGLVPTLETPAGQVIYESPITCEYLDEVYSDNKLLPSNPFEKAQQKMMLEHFSKITPYFYKIPMGRRNGDDVSALEAELKVKFAKLNEDLVNKKTKYFAGDSVTMIDYMMWPWFERLEIFELKHCLDETPELKKWAERMWEDPSVKATMHSIDTYKAFYKSYIEGKPNYDYGL; from the exons ATGGCTACTGAGAAGAGTTTCGCCAACG GAAGTGCTGCACCTGGTCCAGTGCCTAAAGGCCACATCAGACTCTACAGCATGAGATTCTGTCCGTTTGCCCAGAGGACCCGACTAGTGCTTAATGCCAAAGGGATCAA GTATGACACCATTAACATTAACCTGAAAGACAAACCTGATTGGTTCCTTGAGAAGAATCCTCTTGGCCTTGTCCCAACACTGGAGACACCTGCTGGTCAGGTGATATATGAGTCTCCAATCACATGTGAATACCTGGATGAAGTCTACTCTGACAACAAGCTGCTTCCTTCAAATCCTTTTGAAAAAGCTCAACAGAAGATGATGCTGGAGCATTTTTCCAAG ATAACACCATACTTCTACAAGATCCCAATGGGGAGAAGGAATGGGGATGATGTATCAGCACTGGAagctgaactgaaagtgaagtttgcCAAATTAAATGAG gacTTGGTTAATAAGAAAACCAAGTACTTTGCTGGTGACTCTGTCACAATGATTGATTACATGATGTGGCCATGGTTTGAGAGACTGGAGATCTTTGAACTGAAGCA CTGCCTGGATGAAACACCAGAGCTAAAGAAGTGGGCGGAGCGCATGTGGGAGGACCCTTCTGTCAAAGCCACCATGCACAGCATTGACACCTACAAGGCCTTCTACAAGTCCTACATCGAAGGGAAACCCAACTATGACTACGGCCTGTAG
- the LOC139929209 gene encoding inositol 1,4,5-trisphosphate receptor-interacting protein-like encodes MAHPSGTPSPWSYSLLLKWSGWILLTWRALQPPSPNELLCSKNTPYLAKDRVMKWFQISVTKAWERISHKYEFEVTFRNLDAAGALKIRFRSGKVIVMNIIPVVQLEDTDAYFVSHFPSDCDSSPDPYWHLSFAVYERNLLKHVTKSLPDNSIFFSLICKYHLFLAKTHLKITLLHLLISKSPSRWGIESMEHRLRDVLGFLQRSLQKKRLNRFLIGNSQVPEEIRVPEIFRMSEPINLFRPLVLQREVYADTVRHFQEMLRNAPVLIQEYTPLLLNGGIHHRLDESL; translated from the exons ATGGCTCATCCTTCTGGTACACCCTCTCCCTGGTCATATTCTTTACTATTGAAGTGGTCAGGGTGGATCTTGCTAACATGGAGAGCCCTCCAGCCCCCCAGTCCCAATGAGCTGTTGTGCTCCAAGAACACACCTTACTTAGCCAAAGATCGAGTCATGAAGTGGTTTCAGATCTCTGTCACCAAAGCGTGGGAACGCATCTCTCACAAATAcgagtttgaggtcacttttcgCAACCTGGACGCCGCCGGTGCTCTGAAGATCAGATTCCGCTCAGGGAAAGTCATTGTGATGAACATCATCCCTGTTGTCCAGCTGGAGGATACAGATGCTTACTTTGTCTCACACTTTCCATCAGATTGCGACAGCTCTCCAGACCCATATTGGCACCTCTCCTTCGCTGTCTATGAGAGGAACCTGCTCAAACATGTGACTAAAAGCCTACCAGacaattccatttttttt AGCCTTATATGCAA GTATCACCTCTTCCTTGCCAAAACTCACTTAAAAATTACTCTGTTGCACCTGCTGATAAGTAAAAGCCCCTCTAGGTGGGGCATTGAGAGTATGGAGCACAGGCTTCGGGATGTGCTTGGCTTCCTACAGAGGAGCCTACAGAAGAAGAGACTTAATCGTTTTCTGATTGGGAACAGCCAAGTGCCAGAAGAGATCCGGGTTCCTGAGATATTTCGTATGTCAGAGCCCATCAATCTGTTCCGGCCTCTGGTGTTGCAGAGGGAGGTTTATGCAGACACAGTGAGACATTTCCAGGAGATGTTGAGGAATGCACCTGTGCTTATACAAGAGTACACACCTCTCTTATTGAATGGAGGCATCCATCACAGACTAGATGAAAGTTTGTGA